AAGCTCGTCTCAGCTCCTCCACATTGTCTCTCAACCTGCTGAGAGTTGCGACGGCAACGGAATGCAGTGGAAGGGTCACGACAGTCAGAGCATTCTCATATACCGTCGCGGCGTTATGATACAAACCCAGTTCTCGTGCTCCGACTGTATAACCAAGACCGACGCGGTCCGCCGCTTTCGCCAAATAGTCCGTGGTTGTGAACCCGGTAATGTTGAGGCCGAACTTCACCGTCTCTTTGACTCCCTTTGAGAGCACCGGCCATCCAGGAAGCCACCGACAGGTGGACCAGATCAGGATGAGCATCACGCAAGCGGTGACGAGCGGCCGAAGAACGAGTGCCCAATAGCCACTGCCGGAGAGGCCCATTCCGATCGCTACGGCTGCCCCAAGAATGTTGGCTGCCACTTCGATCAACGCGACCTTTTGAAACATCAACTGTCTGCGAAGTAATGCCGCATGCTGACAAGAGAGCGCGGTGATAACAAACGTCAGGCCCCAGAACTGAGCAATTCTTATCAATCGTTCTTCGTGATAGAACTCGCCGATCAGCGGAGCTGCAGCTAGTACCACAGCGGTAAACAAGGCGCCTAGTCCCGTCGTCAACCAGAACAAGGTGCTCAATTCTTCCTGGGTAATCTGAGGTCTTTGTACCGCAGCATCCCTTGTTCCCAGGTCCATCAATACATTGGCGAATCCCGTCAGAGCGGATACCATCGCAACGAGTCCAAAATCTTCTGGTACGAGAAGACGAGCCAAACATATCGTGGTTCCTATCTGCACGGCCGTGTTCGTAGCCTGTGCCAGGATGGAAATTGCCCCACTGTGTAATGATTTCTTGGAAAACTCGCTCTTCTCCAGCTTCTCTTCCTGTAGGTGCGCCGACAAATCCAACCTCGCGGGGGAGATACTTTCTCCGCGTCATGAGTACCGTGACTGAACCGACAAAAGCGGGACTACACACCCGCCAACATCAAGATGTATCGTTGAAAGACTTAGGTGTTGCTTCCGTTACAGTCGTGAGTGGAGTGACAGCTCAATGCTCCGGTCGACCTGGCTGTGGGTACCTGAGTTGGTTCCCGTTCGAGCCAGATCTCCCGCCACCATGAATAAATACTCCTTGGGCAGTACATTCTGCAGTCGCTATATCGCGATCCGCACCACACGTCTTCAAGAATGACGGCCGGAGTTTTCATGTTAATCAGCATTCCTGTTTTTTCATCAACAAATCGGGACAGTCGTGTTTTAACACGGTACATCCCATCGCAAAACGGAACCATATCCCTGTCCCACATCAACCCTCGATTTCTGGCATCCGTATCCAATGTCGCCAGGATCTCCTTGTAGGACTTCACCCGAACCAGTTCACCTGGTTGGAGATTTAGGATCTTGGTTGGAGTGGGTTGACCGGCCTGAATGGTTCCGGATCTTCGAGGCCATGGGATGCCCCCCCACAACTTCTGCACAACGTCATAGAGCCAGCTAAGGAGTGGGCCAAGACCGATTCCGGCCTGCACAAGGCTTGCATACGTTGCAAAGAGTCCTCCTCGTAACATCTGCAGAAGATCAACATTTCCCGACCGATAGTCTTCTATATACTGTCTTGTGTCCCACCAGGGTAATGCCTCGCCGTAATATGGAACTTGGGTGGCTTGACACTGGTACCTGATTGCGGTGTCTGCATCCATCAAATCTTTTCGGGTCCCCCTCCAGACATTCTCTTCGGTGCAGTCTCCATGCTCGCAATTTCCATGTGTTTTGCCGGCTATAGTGGAGTTTCGGGAAGTCGCCGAATGGTTCTCTTCTACAGGCTTTAACCACGCAGTCTTCCAAAAGATCAGACAAGCCGCTTGACAACCTCCGTACGCTTCTCCATCACAACGCAACTCAAGGTGAATGGCATCAGTCACGCGAAGACTTCTGATAGGATTCACCGTGTCACATGTCTTGTGGGCACTCTTGTACACCTTGAACCGTTTTCCGCAATATTTGAACATTTGGGGCATAAAGGGCACGTGCTCGAGTTGTCCCTGGCTGTCTAGAGTCCCCAAGATTTCTTCCTTGCTTCTGACCTCGACCCAATCTCCGGCTTTCAATCGCATCGCCTATTTGTCCCTTGATGGATTTATGAAACAGTTCTAGACCTGCGGCGCTTCCTCCCTCACCTTGAAGATCTTCCTGGGTGAGAGGAAATCACACTCGCCAGCTCTGGCATAGGGAGGGAACATTGCTTCGACCAATAACGACCCCTGACGGCTTGGAGCTGTGCCTGACGATCGTTGAGGCGCGGTGATACAGAGAGACCGGCAAGTTCAAGTATCGTCTGCCACCGATAGAGCCAGTCATGGCGACTCACCGAATGGAAGACGTTTCGGGCGCTAATCTCATGCTGTAATCGTGGGTTCGCCAGAAGCTCACGGATGATGTCGGCAATGTCTGATCCATCTGTCCGCACTGAAACCACGGCTTGCGGCCAATCAAATAGAGCATGAAATGTGTCACCCTCGGGAGCCTGACCCAGCAATACAGCACCAGCTGCCGCTCCTTCGTAATAGCGCATCCCCACTTCCATCTGGCCCTTTGTTTCGTGAAAATCGAGGATTTTCCCGGGGGCGACCATGAAAAATTTGCTGCGCTTGAGCATGTTGGCAAACATTGTGCGATGTTGCGCGACATCCTGCATAATGAGGTTGCCGCCTTCGGTGAATGTGTCGTGTAGATAAAACAGCCCATCCTCTTTGGCCAGTTCCAATAAACCAGAATGGATCTTCGGCAATCGTTTCCCAACGCTCAGCACATCGATCACCCTGTCTGGAAACGGCGTAAATCGGAGGGTATCAACCGCGCGAGGCACAACGTGACAGGGACGATCCAAGAGACGGGTGAGTGCGTCAGCCGTGCTTTTGTAGGGGACGAGAATGTGATCAAAGTGATTCAGCGCGTTGAGCCAATAGCGAGAAGCAGGGAGATCTGCCGTATAGACTTCATCAAGCCAGCAGACCGCAGTTCGGCATCGATCTCTCCATCCCTGCACAGCGTTGAGATACAGTAGTTCGTACCACTGCTGGCAAAGGACGACGAGCAAGTCATAATCTTGGCGGAGCGTAACGGGCTGCAGCCCCGGGTTGACATAGATCAGCTGTCTTGAAATATCTCGCCACAGAAACTGCCGAAGCCACTTCTCCCGGCCTGGCCACGACGCACTGGCTTCGAGGCATAACAGATCTACGTCATCGATTTCGGTGAAGACATCTTGAGCTTCAAACAAGCCTCCGCGAAACGCGGGCGAAGAAAACCGTCGCCAAGTCGGCATCAAGACGCGCGTCGTCAAACCGGTGCTTGTCGACTGTTCCTTATGTTCTCTCCCCTCTGCGGACTTCATTCGTCTGACCCTATGCTGTCTTTAGTGCCGTCTATCTTCCCGGTTCAACTAGGAAACGACTGGAGCGCATCTTTATGTGGCTCGATTGTCCTGAACCCGCTTTGCAAACGGTTTGGGCTATGTGTTTGATTGAAGCCGTGCATTTGTATTTTTAGGTCGATCGAGTGGAGGTCGCTTCAAGAGGGAAGGGGTGATCTAGAATAACCGTACCGACCTAGTTGTCTTGGCATCAGCCGGCTAAAATCACTTTCCTGGCGTAGAAAGCCTCAGCATGTTTTTCAGACGAGTTAGCTTCGACCCCACGTAGGCGCATCAGCGAGAAAAACGTGTCCTCAGAAAACCAAGGCCGAATCTGTTGGGTAGCGAATACGCGCATGAGCACCGCAACTTTCTCCTGCGCATAGTTGGTCGTCAGTGGAACGTAGAAATTTGGCCGACCCAAATCCCCATCGTACTTGGGAACTTCATATTCCAGAATCTGGTGTTTTCGAAAAGTGTTCCAGGTTAGCTCACTGATAATGCGATGGTCTTGATGTAAGTCCTCGCGATAGTGTGTGAAAATCAGATCCGGAGAAACGGTTGCTTTTAAATCCTCAAAGCATTTCTTGATGGTTTCGCCGTGATAAGGAAAAAAACTTTCTTTATATGTTTTTGTGATAATACGAATGGTGCCTGCATTGTGGAGCAGAGTACGGGCGCTCTTCAGTGCTTCCTGCTTTCGTGGTCCGCGCGCACTGAAGACGACCCACACCACCGTGCTCTCAGGATGATCTTGCAGCAGTCTCAGCAGCGTGCCTCCACAGCCAATCTCAATATCGTCGGAATGAGCGCCGAGACATAGCACCGTCAGTTGCTTATGACGGATCTTGATCAAACCGAGAGATGACTTAGCTTGGGATTTCACCGGTCACCTAGTTGTACGCTGACATTCCAACTCTTGCTCTTGCAAGCGGTGTTGGGGATGTTTCCACAGTTCCCAGGGCGCTTCTCCACGCGCATACATCTCATCCAGGCGTTGTTTGTCCTTGAACGTATCCATACACTCCCAATATCCATCGTGCCGATAGCCGATCAGTTGGTTCTCCTTGATGAGTCGTTGGAATGGCTCAACGACGAGTTCTTCTCCAGGCTGGATGTAGCGGAAGATATCCTTCTTAAAAATGAAGTAGCCGCCGTTTACCTTCATGGTGCCGCGGTTCATGCACTCAATCTTGTCCACGTGATCATCGTGCCTCAACGAGATGACATGATAGCTGAGTGGTGGAGTGATACAGATGCAACTGGCTATCTTGTCGTGGGCGCGGAAATGCTCAATATAGGATGCGAGTGGTAAGTCCGTGAGGCCGTCGCTGTAGTTGGCAAGAAACATGTCCTCGCCTTCCAGATACTTTTCCACGGCCTTTAAGCGCTGCCCGATGTTCGAAATGACTCCGGTATCGGCAAAAGTAATATTCCAGTCTTGTATGTCTGAACTGACCAAATCGACATGCCTACCGCCTTGCGAAAGCGTAAAATCGTTCGACTGGCATTCATCGTACTGCAAGAAGTAGCGTTTCACGACATCCGCCCCGTGTCCCAGGCAAAGAATGAAGTCCTTATGTCCGAAGTATGCGTAGTACTTCATCACGTGCCACATGATGGGACGATACCCGATTGGAACCATCGGCTTAGGAATGGATTCTGAATATTCCCGTAGCCGCATACCCAAGCCTCCGCAAAACAATACAACTTTCATGTGTGCCTCACGTGTGGGATAACCAGGTGTCAGAGGTTGGCCATGCCTCACCCCAAGCGGTCCAGTACTTTTTGCGCGGCATGTTCTCCGCTCATGAAGGATTCGTCCGTCCAGATATACGCCCAATCACCGTAGCGCCCACAGTATGCGATTCCCATGTCGTCTAAGTAGCCATGAATGAGCTTGAGTGCGGGTGCACGTTCCAAATCGAAAATGACATTCCCGTAAGGCACAAGCATCGAATGTTTGAAGAGAATGGTGTCTTCCTCTCGAAGGATCCCACAGCGTTTCAGGTCATTGATCACCGGTTCAATACACGCATCCGGTGTTCGATCGAGCGGACGATATTTGGCAGAATAGTAACACTCCGCTTGAAGACTTCCGCACCCTGGCGGTACGTTATGTCGTGACTGTAAATGTGGAGTGCTTAATCGAGTGAAGAAATAGTCACGGTCATAGAAGTAGGTCCAATGAGCATCGATGAGATCTGCTCGATCGACTCCTATGCTTACGATGACAACCGTGCTGCAAGAGAGCTTGTGAGACGCTTCAAGCACGTCGGTAGGTACACCGGCGATCATCCTGATCAAATCAGGAAGTGGCACGGATGAGACCAGATGGTCGTAGGACGCGACCTTTCCATTCTTGAACCGAAGTTCTTTTCTGGCGGGATGAATCTCCAGCAACTCATGATCCGTTTGAAGATCTGCCTGCTTCAAGAACATCTGAAGATACGAGACAAAGCCTCCGTGTGACGGATAGCGAAATTGGTCGATGTAATGGACGTCAGGGGTTGACGGTGAGAGGGCGCCACGCAACACTTCTTCGATGTTGGCCCGATACAAACGCGGGCCGACCCAGTCGGTACTCATATTGTCAGCCGTTGTCGTGTGATACTTGACCGTGTACTCCATGGGAAACGTTTCGGCGAATGTCTTGCCAAAACTTGCATGAAGCCAGTCTCGATAGTTCTTAATTTCGCCGTACTCATGGTGCTGCGCGTGGATAAAATCCTTCAAGATGTTGATGGTCAGGTCCTGTGGAAGTCCGTAGAGATTGCACTGAGCTGGGTGCTTAATCCAATGTCCTTTCCAATGATTATTGACTTTGGTGCGCAGCCGCTCAAATTTCTGATCCACGCTGTCTGCCAGCAGTTTCTGCATTCGTTCGACTTTGGTGAAGGACACATGGGGGCCCTCATCTATCGTAAAGCCGTTCTCGAATGCGTAGGACGCCGTATGTCCACCATAGTGTGAACGTTTTTCATAGATCGTCGCACGATGGCCTTCACTATGGAACCGATGCGCTGCACCGAAACCGGCCATCCCGGATCCGAGAATCGCAATATTCTCCACGATTGCTCCTCTTAGTTACCCTGCGCCTGCCGTTCACGCCACCACTCGATGGTATGCGCGAGGCCTGCTTCCATGGAATATTGAGGTTGCCACTGTATTGCAGTGGTCAGGCGTTCGATGTCTGCTACCACCATCGGCGCATCGTTCGCCCGACTTGGGATGGCACCGAGTCGAATCAAATCTTCTCGGCCCAGCGTGCGACCGATCGTGACAATCATGTCGCGTAACGGCACCGCTGTTCCAGAGCCGACATTAATCGGACCCTCGATCGTGCTATCGAGTACTGCCACAATGGCATCCGCAACATCCTGCACATGCAGATAATCCCGAATCTGCCTTCCATGCGAACAGCGGGCTTCTCGGCCTTGCAACACCGAGCGAATCACGGACGACACGAGCCGATCGGGATGTTCATTCGGCCCATAGAGGAAGAATATACGTGGCCACGCATAGCTCAGCCCATGCGTTCGACATAGTGCCTGTGCCATCAGATCCAGCGCATGTTTGCACGCGCCATAGGTCGTATTGGGAACAGTCGGTGTTCTCGTCTCATGGCAGTATCCATAACTCCAGTCATATTCATAACTGGACCCTGGCATCACAATGCGCTTCCCTCCTTCCCGCTGAAAGGACTTCAATAATTCCATGCTGGAACGGACCCAATCGAAATTCAATTCAGACGAAATCAGTTTTCCAGGGACGACATACCAAGCTGAATGGAGCAGATGTGTGGGTTGCACGTTCTCTAAGAGGCGTGCGCTGCAGGCATTGTCAAAGAGGTCAGCCTGATGCCAGATGACGGGCGTATCGGAGGCAGGCGCGGGTTTGGAAGACACGGCGTGCACCTC
This portion of the Candidatus Nitrospira nitrosa genome encodes:
- a CDS encoding lipopolysaccharide biosynthesis protein, translating into MSAHLQEEKLEKSEFSKKSLHSGAISILAQATNTAVQIGTTICLARLLVPEDFGLVAMVSALTGFANVLMDLGTRDAAVQRPQITQEELSTLFWLTTGLGALFTAVVLAAAPLIGEFYHEERLIRIAQFWGLTFVITALSCQHAALLRRQLMFQKVALIEVAANILGAAVAIGMGLSGSGYWALVLRPLVTACVMLILIWSTCRWLPGWPVLSKGVKETVKFGLNITGFTTTDYLAKAADRVGLGYTVGARELGLYHNAATVYENALTVVTLPLHSVAVATLSRLRDNVEELRRAWATALSSLTFFATLAFVILAVIGQDLIVLLLGNKWVGASTLLVLFALRGPAQVIERTLGWLHVAAGRPDRWMRWGLLSCLVQIVAVLCGIPFGAMGVALSYGICTYILFVPAIVYAGQPLQIGLRELMPAIVPPLIGALIAEGVGFTLRTFYLSDLSSIQRMAALIVVCVTAYALITVGMFRMTKPMDVAKRLLSDLLPNRLSRMLGLSTAH
- a CDS encoding PIG-L deacetylase family protein, whose translation is MKSQAKSSLGLIKIRHKQLTVLCLGAHSDDIEIGCGGTLLRLLQDHPESTVVWVVFSARGPRKQEALKSARTLLHNAGTIRIITKTYKESFFPYHGETIKKCFEDLKATVSPDLIFTHYREDLHQDHRIISELTWNTFRKHQILEYEVPKYDGDLGRPNFYVPLTTNYAQEKVAVLMRVFATQQIRPWFSEDTFFSLMRLRGVEANSSEKHAEAFYARKVILAG
- a CDS encoding protoporphyrinogen/coproporphyrinogen oxidase — translated: MENIAILGSGMAGFGAAHRFHSEGHRATIYEKRSHYGGHTASYAFENGFTIDEGPHVSFTKVERMQKLLADSVDQKFERLRTKVNNHWKGHWIKHPAQCNLYGLPQDLTINILKDFIHAQHHEYGEIKNYRDWLHASFGKTFAETFPMEYTVKYHTTTADNMSTDWVGPRLYRANIEEVLRGALSPSTPDVHYIDQFRYPSHGGFVSYLQMFLKQADLQTDHELLEIHPARKELRFKNGKVASYDHLVSSVPLPDLIRMIAGVPTDVLEASHKLSCSTVVIVSIGVDRADLIDAHWTYFYDRDYFFTRLSTPHLQSRHNVPPGCGSLQAECYYSAKYRPLDRTPDACIEPVINDLKRCGILREEDTILFKHSMLVPYGNVIFDLERAPALKLIHGYLDDMGIAYCGRYGDWAYIWTDESFMSGEHAAQKVLDRLG
- a CDS encoding glycosyltransferase family protein, which produces MKSAEGREHKEQSTSTGLTTRVLMPTWRRFSSPAFRGGLFEAQDVFTEIDDVDLLCLEASASWPGREKWLRQFLWRDISRQLIYVNPGLQPVTLRQDYDLLVVLCQQWYELLYLNAVQGWRDRCRTAVCWLDEVYTADLPASRYWLNALNHFDHILVPYKSTADALTRLLDRPCHVVPRAVDTLRFTPFPDRVIDVLSVGKRLPKIHSGLLELAKEDGLFYLHDTFTEGGNLIMQDVAQHRTMFANMLKRSKFFMVAPGKILDFHETKGQMEVGMRYYEGAAAGAVLLGQAPEGDTFHALFDWPQAVVSVRTDGSDIADIIRELLANPRLQHEISARNVFHSVSRHDWLYRWQTILELAGLSVSPRLNDRQAQLQAVRGRYWSKQCSLPMPELASVISSHPGRSSR
- a CDS encoding sugar phosphate nucleotidyltransferase, with the protein product MKVVLFCGGLGMRLREYSESIPKPMVPIGYRPIMWHVMKYYAYFGHKDFILCLGHGADVVKRYFLQYDECQSNDFTLSQGGRHVDLVSSDIQDWNITFADTGVISNIGQRLKAVEKYLEGEDMFLANYSDGLTDLPLASYIEHFRAHDKIASCICITPPLSYHVISLRHDDHVDKIECMNRGTMKVNGGYFIFKKDIFRYIQPGEELVVEPFQRLIKENQLIGYRHDGYWECMDTFKDKQRLDEMYARGEAPWELWKHPQHRLQEQELECQRTTR
- a CDS encoding NAD-dependent epimerase/dehydratase family protein; this translates as MGELASQKRVLVTGATGFIGSHTVRPLLQRGYEVHAVSSKPAPASDTPVIWHQADLFDNACSARLLENVQPTHLLHSAWYVVPGKLISSELNFDWVRSSMELLKSFQREGGKRIVMPGSSYEYDWSYGYCHETRTPTVPNTTYGACKHALDLMAQALCRTHGLSYAWPRIFFLYGPNEHPDRLVSSVIRSVLQGREARCSHGRQIRDYLHVQDVADAIVAVLDSTIEGPINVGSGTAVPLRDMIVTIGRTLGREDLIRLGAIPSRANDAPMVVADIERLTTAIQWQPQYSMEAGLAHTIEWWRERQAQGN